In the Acomys russatus chromosome 11, mAcoRus1.1, whole genome shotgun sequence genome, one interval contains:
- the Ppp1r18 gene encoding phostensin produces MTAIPDWKLQLLARRRQEEAVVRGREKAERDRLSQMPAWKRGILERRKAKLGLLPGEVSPVPGNAEAGPPDPDEPAVLLEAIGPVHQNRFIQQERQRQQQQQQQQQQRHEVHGDRRPGPLEALDRRSSPGNLRDQSPKGKESREESLSPKEARDKRLGIGGAQESSSRTLEAGGDWRQSPAEARDLTSRPGAQKWSPGDTWEESLRLAGPGDHSPKRKEVLESRLSPGESGNQKASLTEAQKWGLDSGDPQKQSLSQLEATEWTLNSREEKRDCLEERGRKEEKPSSGIVPDQCPVTKEDTTSREVATPELRPSPEEDGDRIPRPTEGWKWTLNSGKARERIPWDPETQTQKADPPASPEKHLGPFAVEVEGEARKEAGAQSRPLRAQQKLCSGPSPLPPEHSGTEGSRQQEEEAAAPRPPTPAPLSPPPPTAPQSSGDPLMSRLFYGVKAGPGVGAPRRSGHTFTVNPRRCVPPASPAPPVTAATADTAGPGPGKKRYPTAEEILVLGGYLCLGRSCLVKGSPERHHKQLKISFSETALETTYQYPSESSVLEDLGPEPEAPSAPNPLATQPDDDEEEEEEDLLLQPGLRSGLRTKALIVDESCRR; encoded by the exons ATGACCGCAATCCCAGACTGGAAGCTACAGTTACTAGCCCGGCGGcggcaggaggaggcagtggtTCGTGGCCGCGAGAAAGCAGAGCGGGATCGCCTGTCCCAGATGCCAGCTTGGAAGCGGGGAATCTTGGAACGACGCAAAGCCAAGTTGGGCCTGCTTCCTGGAGAGGTGAGCCCTGTGCCTGGGAACGCAGAGGCCGGACCTCCAGACCCAGATGAACCCGCTGTCCTCTTGGAGGCCATTGGGCCAGTACATCAGAACCGGTTCATCCAAcaagagcggcagcggcagcagcagcagcagcagcagcagcagcagcgacatGAGGTGCATGGTGACAGGAGGCCTGGGCCTCTGGAGGCTCTAGACCGGAGATCCAGTCCTGGTAACTTAAGAGATCAGAGCCCTAAGGGGAAAGAGTCAAGAGAAGAGAGCCTAAgtcccaaggaggccagagataAGAGGCTGGGGATAGGCGGAGCCCAAGAGTCAAGTTCCAGGACTTTGGAGGCCGGAGGGGACTGGAGACAGagcccagcagaggccagagacctGACTTCAAGACCAGGAGCTCAGAAATGGAGCCCTGGAGACACGTGGGAGGAGAGTCTGAGATTAGCAGGCCCTGGAGACCACAGTCCCAAGAGAAAAGAGGTATTGGAGAGCAGACTGAGCCCCGGGGAGTCTGGCAACCAGAAGGCCAGCCTGACAGAGGCCCAGAAATGGGGTCTTGACTCTGGAGACCCCCAGAAACAGAGCTTGTCACAGCTGGAGGCCACAGAGTGGACGCTGAActcaagagaagagaaaagagactgCTTGGAGGAGcgtgggagaaaggaagagaaaccgAGTTCAGGGATTGTCCCAGACCAGTGTCCAGTGACAAAGGAGGACACCACCTCTAGGGAAGTGGCGACCCCTGAGCTGAGGCCCAGCCCCGAGGAGGATGGAGACAGGATCCCAAGGCCCACCGAAGGCTGGAAATGGACCCTAAACTCTGGGAAGGCTCGAGAACGGATCCCATGGGACCCAGAGACGCAAACTCAGAAggcagatcctccagcctctccagAGAAGCACCTGGGGCCTTTTGCTGTGGAGGTTGAAGGGGAGGCTAGGAAGGAGGCGGGGGCTCAGAGCAGGCCTCTGAGAGCCCAGCAGAAGCTCTGCTCAgggccctcccccctcccaccagaGCACTCTGGGACGGAAGGctccagacagcaggaagaggaagcagcagcaccCCGGCCCCCAACACCAgcccctctgtctcccccacccccaactgccCCCCAATCCTCTGGGGATCCCCTCATGAGCCGCCTGTTCTACGGGGTGAAGGCAGGACCGGGGGTGGGGGCCCCCCGCCGCAGCGGACACACCTTCACTGTCAACCCACGGAGGTGTGTGCCCCCTGCTAGCCCGGCCCCTCCAGTCACTGCTGCCACAGCTGACActgctgggcctgggcctgggaagAAGCGGTACCCAACAGCTGAGGAGATCTTGGTGCTTGGGGGTTACCTGTGTCTTGGCCGCAGCTGCCTTGTCAAGGGGTCCCCTGAAAGACATCACAAACAG CTCAAGATCTCCTTCAGTGAGACCGCCCTGGAGACCACGTACCAATACCCTTCCGAGAGCTCAGTACTGGAGGATCTGGGCCCGGAGCCTGAGGCCCCCAGTGCTCCCAACCCCTTGGCGACCCAGCCTGACGacgacgaggaggaggaagaggaggacttgCTCCTGCAGCCAGGGCTCCGCAGCGGGCTGCGCACCAAAGCCCTAATCGTGG ATGAGTCCTGCCGGCGGTGA